A single window of Colletotrichum higginsianum IMI 349063 chromosome 8, whole genome shotgun sequence DNA harbors:
- a CDS encoding Ring-14 protein, whose translation MKFAHDFKETLRREDFPSHWIDLAIPYGQLKKVLKRVARELNDLGLDPETLRQLLDPADDSPLAAKYRLNGKPSFIPPTRFLSNGQLTQRPCRNPAAGNSKLLRPKLTVLVHMRDGNAVDASLAPASRSLIERIAALQSQDPDEAILAPLKEPGSSPVLISSAESLANAEIELSDTQSGDEDHGHAAPVEYFERIEVPLVFDSEFFGILQSDVNNLDALQAKEEKAMVTEIVALRQEVSHLTKPSRLSKSDLARWRAIFELYLDAQVFFSTNEQDHGSRSSQTAAKQLQWFQEEITKRNLVKSFKIAESREALVRFLRLNAVLLKNLQFQEINQVAIYKILKKLTVPEFDKRTCLGVSKSFPVQVHSDKLLAGSVAKDICAQMSTDLVSVVPQINDYLCPICFAIAYRPVRLACRHVFCIRCIVKIQRRNEKHCPLCRADTVMKASADNLDIQLERYMRKYFPKEAKEKQRANEIERGIEDYGPEYVHSECSVM comes from the exons ATGAAGTTTGCCCATGACTTTAAAGAGACGCTCAGGCGTGAAG ACTTTCCATCTCACTGGATCGACCTCGCCATTCCATACGGCCAGTTGAAGAAGGTTCTCAAACGCGTCGCCCGCGAACTCAATGATCTGGGGCTTGATCCTGAGACTTTGCGCCAACTGCTCGACCCGGCCGATGATTCGCCGCTGGCCGCTAAATACCGCCTCAATGGTAAACCTTCCTTCATCCCTCCAACGAGGTTCCTGAGTAACGGTCAACTGACTCAACGTCCTTGTCGTAATCCAGCCGCCGGTAACTCCAAATTACTGAGGCCCAAGCTGACCGTTTTGGTCCACATGCGCGATGGAAACGCCGTTGATGCCtcgttggcgccggcgtctcGTAGTCTTATCGAACGCATCGCCGCTTTGCAGTCCCAAGACCCTGACGAAGCTATCTTGGCGCCATTGAAAGAGCCCGGTTCGAGCCCGGTGCTCATCTCATCTGCCGAGTCCCTTGCAAATGCTGAGATCGAGCTATCAGACACCCAGAGCGGTGATGAGGATCACGGCCACGCGGCCCCAGTAGAGTATTTTGAGCGCATCGAGGTCCCGCTTGTATTTGATAGCGAGTTCTTTGGTATCTTGCAAAGCGACGTCAATAACCTTGATGCCCTTCAAGCTAAGGAGGAAAAGGCCATGGTGACTGAAATCGTCGCCCTGCGCCAGGAAGTTTCCCATCTGACGAAACCCAGCCGCCTCTCCAAGAGCGATCTCGCAAGGTGGAGGGCTATTTTCGAACTCTACCTCGATGCACAAGTCTTCTTTTCTACCAACGAGCAAGATCACGGATCGCGTAGCAGCCAGACGGCCGCTAAACAACTGCAATGGTTCCAGGAAGAAATAACCAAACGCAACCTGGTCAAGTCCTTCAAGATCGCCGAGAGCCGCGAGGCCCTGGTTCGTTTCCTTCGCCTGAACGCTGTTCTCCTCAAAAATTTGCAGTTCCAGGAGATCAACCAGGTCGCCATATACAAAATTCTAAAGA AACTGACAGTTCCAGAATTCGATAAGCGCACATGCTTGGGGGTCTCGAAGTCCTTCCCGGTGCAGGTGCACTCGGACAAGTTGCTGGCCGGCTCCGTGGCAAAGGACATCTGCGCTCAAATGTCCACTGACCTGGTTTCCGTCGTGCCTCAGATCAACGACTACTTATGCCCCATTTGCTTTGCCATCGCGTATCGGCCCGTCCGCTTGGCCTGTCGGCATGTATTCTGCATCCGATGCATCGTCAAGATTCAACGCCGAAATGAGAAGCACTGCCCCTTGTGCAGGGCTGATACCGTCATGAAAGCCTCTGCAG ACAATTTGGATATCCAACTCGAAAGGTACATGCGAAAGTACTTCcccaaggaggccaaggagaagcagcGGGCCAACGAAATCGAACGAGGTATCGAGGATTACGGCCCCGAGTACGTGCATTCTGAGTGCTCAGTGATGTAG
- a CDS encoding Cystathionine gamma-synthase produces MTTGYPRFFIHRSIVALADDLVSQYARSGQQAMLFPTPRSARRCLAFVKKHAEASITADVCVLDFGLDTSKDVSLLLRSLAPTVSAIVYGPEVFPVAKQYWQHTGDGVSSRRAEFCHGLLKEGLLVPAEPPQSPVGKACRGPKRYHRPSSIDDTKAASHHLATKATSQSASETQESLRFLEERFGRNLDLSLVERARSAIKRRIAGAMAVDMESSISSLPPMGDNSRNQKDLQESDVYLFPCGMNAIYNAHRAMLRARGDMKSVSFGFPYVDTLKILQKFGPGCVFYGHASEADLDDLEKRLEAGERFLALLCEFPGNPLLTCPNLARIRSLADKYGFGVVIDETIGSFINIDVLQYADIVVSSLTKIFSGDCNVMGGSAILNPSGRYYQSLKNAWAEDLEDTYWPEDIVFMERNSRDFASRIERINTNSESICDILSAHPLVKRVFYPKVNPTRPNYELCKLPGGGYGGLLSVTFHKKAQAIAFFDAIETAKGPSLGTNFTLTSPYVLLAHYQELDWAASLGVDPDLIRVSVGLEETDELREIFTQALEAAEKQTSI; encoded by the exons ATGACGACTGGTTATCCCAG GTTCTTCATCCATAGGAGTATCGTTGCCCTGGCCGATGACTTAGTGTCCCAATACGCTCGTTCTGGCCAGCAAGCCATGCTCTTCCCCACTCCTCGCTCCGCGAGACGATGTTTGGCATTCGTGAAGAAGCACGCAGAAGCCTCGATTACCGCTGACGTATGTGTGCTTGACTTTGGGCTAGATACGTCCAAAGATGtctcgctgctgctgcgctcGCTGGCACCGACTGTTTCCGCCATCGTGTATGGCCCAGAGGTGTTCCCTGTTGCCAAGCAGTACTGGCAGCACACCGGAGACGGAGTGTCGAGTCGACGCGCCGAGTTCTGTCACGGGTTGTTAAAGGAGGGCCTACTCGTCCCTGCCGAGCCGCCCCAGTCTCCTGTGGGAAAGGCGTGCAGGGGTCCCAAGCGATATCATCGTCCATCTTCTATCGATGACACCAAGGCGGCCAGCCACCACCTTGCGACCAAGGCAACCTCCCAGAGTGCATCCGAGACCCAGGAGAGTCTACGCTTCCTCGAGGAACGCTTCGGCAGAAACTTGGATCTCTCTCTTGTCGAGCGTGCCAGGTCAGCCATCAAGCGAAGGATCGCAGGTGCGATGGCCGTCGACATGGAATCGAGCATCAGCTCACTGCCCCCCATGGGCGACAACTCAAGAAATCAGAAGGACTTGCAGGAGAGCGATGTCTACCTATTTCCTTGCGGTATGAATGCCATCTACAACGCGCATAGGGCCATGTTGCGCGCTAGGGGTGACATGAAGTCGGTCAGCTTCGGCTTCCCCTATGTCGACACGCTCAAGATTCTGCAAAAGTTCGGGCCCGGCTGTGTGTTTTATGGCCACGCGTCGGAGGCGGATCTAGACGATCTGGAAAAGCGGTTGGAGGCTGGTGAGCGCTTCTTGGCTCTCCTCTGCGAGTTTCCCGGCAACCCTCTCCTGACTTGCCCGAACCTGGCGCGCATCCGCAGCCTGGCGGACAAATACGGGTttggcgtcgtcatcgacgagacGATCGGCAGCTTCATCAACATCGACGTGCTGCAGTACGCCGACATTGTCGTCAGCAGTCTGACCAAGATATTCTCGGGAGACTGCAATGTCATGGGCGGCAGTGCCATCCTCAATCCCAGCGGCAGATATTATCAGTCACTCAAGAACGCGTgggccgaggacctcgaagACACGTACTGGCCTGAGGATATCGTCTTCATGGAGCGCAACAGTCGTGACTTTGCGTCGCGTATCGAGCGCATCAACACGAATTCCGAGAGCATCTGTGACATTCTCTCGGCACACCCGTTAGTCAAGCGTGTCTTCTACCCCAAGGTTAACCCTACGCGGCCCAACTACGAACTCTGCAAGCTGCCCGGCGGTGGGTACGGCGGCCTTCTCTCCGTTACATTCCATAAAAAGGCCCAGGCCATCGCCTTTTTCGATGCTATCGAGACGGCCAAGGGCCCGAGCCTTGGCACCAACTTTACTCTGACGTCGCCCTACGTTCTCTTGGCTCACTACCAAGAACTCGACTGGGCTGCCAGCCTGGGCGTTGACCCGGACCTGATCCGTGTGAGTGTTGGTctcgaggagacggacgagttACGGGAAATCTTCACACAGGCcctggaggcggcggagaagcaGACAAGTATTTGA